CAGCGGCAAATCCGAGGCGGGTGTACAGGTCCACTAACGGATTGCCGTCAGGCGCGAGCACCCAAAGCTGCAGTTGTGTGAGTCCGGGTACCGCCTGTGCCATCCGGATGCCTTCGTCCATCAGTTGCCAGGCGAGTCCACGACCGCGGAACGTCGGACCCACATACAATCCGTACAGCCCCGCGCGGTGCCGTGCTTTGCTCCGACCGTCCCGCCGGAAGCGCACGTAGCCCGACAACGTCCCGTCGGCAGCGAAGGCACCGACCACAAAAGCGTCCCACGGGAAACCGAACCCGATTTCGTCGCGGTACGCCTCGGGTGTCTTCCGTACCTCATCCTCATAACTGTCGGAGAAGGCAAACGGTGCATCCTGAAGGGCAAAGAGGCGCAACGCCCGGTAGGCCGGCGCATCGGCAGGCCGCAGTACGCGAATCGTCATGAGGCGTAGTGACAGAGCACACGGGTGGCCCGTCCGTGTTCGTTCAATTCAAAGACCTCAGCGGCGAGCCGTCCGTTTACAGAGACGTAATACAACACCAGCGAGTGCACTCCGACAAAACAGTGCCGATAGGCGAAAAACAGGTCGGGATAGGTGTCGAGACCGACCCGGAAGTAGGCGGCCAGTTCGGTTTTACTGCGGATGACACCTTCCTCATTGAATTTTAGTAACGGAATGAACGGGGAATAGAACGTGAGATCGTCGTCGTAATGGGCGAGGATGCGGTCGAGGTCGTGGCTGTTCCAGGCTTCGATCCATTCGTGTGCAAAGGCTTCTGCAGCAGCGGTTGTCATCATAGGTTGGGGGTTGTTGGAGGTGTTAGAAATTCGTCGGTGAAATGGGCTTTGTGTCGCTCCTGCGAAAATTTATCGGCGTTGAACTGTCCGGATCCGCCCTTCGGGATCGACAGCGACGTCCAGTGTTCGGCGCACATCTTTCCAATGAACACCATTTGTCCGATGTGGTAGGGATAATGCGCCAATTGCCGGTTGATTGCCTCTACCACGCTATGGCCCTGGTTGCGGATGTAAATGGTGGTGTCGAGGTCGTCTTCGCGCAGCGCGTCAAGGGTGTTGAGGAAGACGTTCCAGCCGTCGTTCCACTGTTTGAGAATCCCGGCCCGGTCGGTGGCATCGTCTTCAAACTCGGCATCGCGGTTGCGCCAGTCTTTCTCGCCATCGGTCGTCAGGAAATCGGTCCAACGGCTCAGCATATTGCCCGAAAGATGTTTGACAATCGTGGCGATGCTGTTGCTTTCGTCGTTGTAGCGCCAGTGCAGCGCCGCATCGGGCAATTGGTCTAAGGTCTTTTCGCCCAGCATTTTGTAATACGCAAATTGCTTGCGTACGCTTTCAAGGTAATCGGTTTTCATGGCTATCGTTTGTAATAGAAAATAAGCGAGGCTTTTTCAAGGAGGTTTTGTTCGAGCATAAAGCCAACGAGCGCAGGGTTGGCGGTGGCGTCTAACCCGAGTGTGTCGGTTTTGAGGGCGTAGACGGTCACGACATACCGGTGCGGTTTGCTGCCTTCGGGCGGACACGGCCCGCCGTAACCGGTGGTGCCGAAATCGGTGCGACTTTGGATGGCTCCGCGTGGCGCGAGGCCTGCCGCTACGTTTCCGGCGTTCGTTTCTAGTGACGTGACCGTGGCCGGGACGTCGAATACCACCCAATGCCACCAGCCACTTCCGGTGGGCGCATCGGGGTCATAGACCGTCAGGGCGAAACTTTTGGTGCCTTGGGGGGCGTGCTCCCATGACAGTTGGGGCGAGCGGTTCCCGCCCTGGCAACCAAAGCCGTTGAACACCTGGGCTTCGACGGCCTGCCCGCCGAGATCGCGGCTTTTCAGGGTAAACGTCTGGGCGTTGACCGACAGAAAAGCAAGAAGTGCTGTGGTAAAGAATACACGTTTCATAGTATTACGAATACAAAGGTTTTACCGATTGAACGCGCTCGGCGAAGGTAGGCTGCTCCGGCAGGGGCGCCTGCACCTGCGAAAAGAACGAAAGCAACTCGTCGGAATGCGGCAGGCTTCGTTTGGAACTGATACTGAAGTGCACTAGCTTCGTCCACATGACCGCTTTGGGATGCGACTTGGCTTCGTCCCACATCAGGGCTTCGACCAGGAGACTGGAGGATGAAAACGAGAGTAACCGCGTCTCGATCCGGACGGTTTCGAACCAAGTGGCGGGACGCAGGTAGGCGATCTGCGTTTCGGCTACGACCCATCCGATGCCCTGTCGTGCCATGGCAGCGGTGTCGAAGTTATAGGCGTCGAGCAACTGCTCGGTTCGGGCCGCGATGAGATAGTCGATATAGCGCGAATTGTTGAGGTGGTGAAACGGATCGCAATCATGATGATGCACCCGCATGGTGCTTTCAAGGAGGGTGGGCAGGGAATTCATAGATGATGTATTGGTTAGGTGAAAATTGTGTTGGTTAGTCTTAGTTTTCCAGGGAAATGTGTGCGAGGTCAATCGACACCAGTGGCGGATCGGATAGTAAGGATGTACCGTCGTCCTGTCGCCTATAGGCGCGGCGTTTGGTAGCGAAGCGGAAACCGTCGACTTCAACATAATCGTCGAGGTAATGCGCGACCTTACCACCACCGGCGATATCGGCCTGGTAATCGTGGCGGCGGATGAGGTTGTTGCTGTCCACGTAGAACGTCTGTGTGCGGCAGTGCGTCGGAAAGCCGGGCGGGAAGGTGACCGAGAGGCGTCGTCCTCCCTCCCCTCCCTCCTGCCAACTGCCGGCATCGTCCGTCTCGAATCCCGAACCGGCGAAAAGGAACGGTGTCGTAAAGTATTGCCACATCGCATAACTCGCGAAATAAACAGCCTGCAGGCGTGTCCAGGGTGTTTCGCGTAGATGTCCCTCAAACGACGAACGGGGGTCGCGCAGTTCTTCCTGAGTCGCATCCTCCTGGTGCAACGCCACTCTATGCGGTTGGTAGGACGTGAACCATTCGACGCCCGTGGGTTCGTAGGATACAAATGGCGTTCGCGTGTCGAGTGTCAGATAGGTGTCGGCAAGGAAGTCGCCCTGCCCTTTGAATTGCCACAGCAGACCACCGATTCGGGCGTGGAGCCGCACCGTATGCAGACGCTGCCAACGCGTCAGGTCACCATGGGCTTTGACTATAGTAGACGGAAACGGTGTCATCTTAAGCGGTATGTGAAGAGTTGGAAAGCCGTTCTATCACAAAAGCCGATGCCCCGCCCCCACCGTTGCAAATAGCGGCGACACCGTATCGGCCGTTTTCCTGTTGGAGTACGTGTAGCAGCGTCACGAGTATGCGCGCCCCACTGGCCCCGATCGGATGCCCCAGGGCGACGGCACCCCCGTAGACATTCACCCGCCCCGGATCGAACCCGAGTAGTTGTTGGTTCGACGGCACCACAGAGGCGTAGGCTTCGTTGATTTCGAAATAGTCGATGTCGGAAAGCGACAACTGTGCGCGTTGCAACGCCTTGGTAATGGCGATCGACGGCGCGGTAGTGAACCATTCGGGCGCCTGCGCGCCGTCGGCAAAGGCAACAACGCGCGCCAGTGGCGTGAGGTTGTGTTGGACGACCGCCGCCTCTGAGGAAAGTAGTAAGGCCGCCGCCCCGTCGTTGAGGTTGCTCGAATTGGCCGCGGTCAGTGCGCCGTCTTTCTCAAACACCGGCGGCAGCGTGGGCACCTTCTCCGGAATGAGGTTGTGGATGTCTTCATCCGTGTCGACGATAACGGTGTCTTTTTTGCGATGGGCCGTTACCGCCACCATCTCCTGCCGGAACTTGCCCGCTGCCGAGGCGTCCTGTGCTTTTTGGTAGGAGGCCATTGCGTAGGCATCGAGCGCGGCGCGCGTGAGTCCGTATTTCGTTACGCCCAATTCGGCGGCGCTTCCCATGTGGAAGTCGTGGTACGCGTCCCACAAACCATCCTTTATCATGCCATCGGTCAGGGTCACCGTCCCGAGTTTGGTGCCGTTTCGCAGGAAGGCGTAATGGGGCACGTTGCTCATGCTTTCCATGCCGCCGGTTACGACGAGATCGTCGATTCCCAGTTGAATTTGCATCGCGCCCAGTGCGGTAGCTTTCAGTCCGGATGCGCAGACTTTATTGACCGTAGTAGCATCGGCTTCGTGGCGAATGCCTGAAAAGATAGCCGCCTGTCGTGCGGGCGATTGTCCGATTCCCGCGCTTAGGACATTGCCCATGTAGACGCTGTCGACCCAATCCGGCTGCACCGAAGCGGTCTCAAGGGCACTGCGGATGGCGAGGGCGCCGAGTTCGGTAGCGGAGAAACCCGACAGACGGCCCATGAGTCCGCCGATGGGCGTGCGTTTGGCGGCTACGATAAAAACTTCTTTCATGTTAGGTAGGATTAGAATATACCAATCGGTATATTAATGGTTAAAAAAAATCAGGCACGAAGGCCTTCTATGTAACGGGTTAAAAATTTCATGGCGATCCAGAGTTCAGTAGGGCGACCCGTTGTTTTAGCCTGCATGATAGCGCCTTCAATAATCGAGGTAAGTACCACCGCTGCTTCCGTCGGGTCACAGTCGGAACGGATTTCACCTCGGGCCACTCCCCTTTTCAACTGGTTTTCGACCGATGTCCTCCAGAAGTCGAGCGCCTTCGCCGCCCGGTCGCGCAACAGCGGATGCGTATCGTCGGCTTCGGTAGCGGTGTTCAGGATCGGGCACCCCGCTTTCAGGAACGGGATCGTAAGGAAATCGCGGTACACCTGGGGGTACACCAACAGGCGTTCGATGGCGTTTTCAGTGCGCAGCAGGCGCTCGCGGATATAAGCCGTCACGCGTTCGAAGTTGTAATCGAAAGCCGCCAGTGCCACCTCATCCTTATTGCTGAAATTCCCGTAGATGCTGCCTTTCGTGAGTCCGGTAGCTTCCGTCATATCCGACAACGACGTCCCCGCATACCCTTTGGCATTGAACACCGGCGCTGTCTTCTCCACGATAAACTGTCGGGTGCGTTCGGCTTTGGAGAGGGATTTGTCCATGTGTTGTGGGTTTCTTTTACAAATATACCGATTGGTATAATACGAAAAAAGAATTTAACAGTGGGGAGTAGTTAGTAGTTAGTAGTATGTACCAACGAGACAATTTGTTCTAACCATCTGATATGTTACTGAACGTACTTTCTCGATATCGCCTTTTCCGAACGTACGAACTTCGGAACTTACGATCTTTCGACTTTCGATGGTCCCGCACCGACTTAAAGACCTCGGCGAATAGGGTGATGCTTGAGCTTGAGATTCTAGAACAGCCATCCGCAAGTTGAATCGTCTGTGGTAACGGCGTATTGCAACGCACTGGAAGTAGAATGTTCCTCTTATCCGAAGAGCCAAAAAGAAACGATCAAAACGTTCATCAGTTTCCTGAAGTCGGAATGGCAGGCGTATGTCAAACGGAATTGAGGGTCGGCGACGAAAGGCTTTCGATTGTCTGCCCAAGAACCGTTAGAACGTGCTTTTCCTATCGTTATTTTAGGACGGATCAGTATAGCTAAAACAGGATTTATTTAGTAATCTGTATAGCTATTTTAGGGCGGGTCATAAAGTATAGATACTGTATGGATACTGTATGGATACTGTATGGATAGAGTATCACGAGTGTATCACGAGTGTATCACGAGTGTATGACTATCTCCTGCTATACCTCCCCCACGACAACTTACCACCGCCTACTGTCCACTGCCCACTTCCTACTGCCTACTGCCTACTTCTGCGACTGCGACTGCCAACTGAATGGGATCCCTCCTGCGTCGGGATGACAAGGAGTGCGGGGTAATGGTGCTATGTCTCGCATGGAGGTATCACTGCATACGGTCCGCTGCCTACTGCCTACTTCTGCGACTGCGACTGCGACTGTCCACCGCCTACTGCCCACCGCCTACTGCCCACTTCTGAGACTGCGACTGCGACTGTCCACCGCCTACTGTCCACCGCCTACTGCCAACTTCTGAGACTGAGACTGCCCACTGCCTACTGCCCACTTCCCAGAATCCACAATTTCACCACCAAATTCCCTAACTTCGCAGCATTATTAGTACTACTTATGCCACTACGCACCACCCTGACCCGATTCCTCCTTTTACTAGCCTTTGCTTCTGCTTACCCACAGGAAAGTATTAACTTCACGCTGCAATTCCGTCCGAAGAAGGCCTACGCCCAAACCATCCACCAATCCTACAAGACGACAATGGCCTATCAAGGCCCGGCCGACTTCCTGCAGAACCTTAAAGACAAGGGGGTCGAAAATCCGCAGTTGACCGAAAGGAGTACGGCAAGTAAGATACTGTTGAAAACCGGGGCGCAGCAGGCAGACCAGACATTCCCGCTGGTAATAGAATATACGGATTCCCCTATTATAAACGGTCGGAAAGCAGTTCCCGATGGAACGGCCATGTATGGTCGAGGGTCCACTAAAGCACCTATGGTACTCGATTCCATTGCCGCTGTCGGAATGGATCCACAATTTAAAAAGACCTTACTCGATATGTTGGGATCGACATTAAACCAAATCACTTATCCAGAGGAAAAGAGCCTGAGGATCGGCGATTCGTTTACGCAGGAAATTCCATTGAACATGCCGGTGCCGGGCGCGACCCTCCACATGAATATCAGGATTATTTATACACTGAAGCGTATAGACGGTAACCTGGCATATTTCGACATCGCCCAGAGTTACGAAATGCAATCGGGTATGTCAAAAGTCGATATGTCTGCCACGGGAACAGGCACGGGAAAGATGGAGTACGACATCCGTCATGGCTTTTTCCGCGCGATGGACACACAAAGCATCATGCAAATGGATCTCGCCATGAGCGGCCTCCAGCGAACGGACGTCCGGTTGAAATTCACGATGGAAATCGGGCAGAAATATGAAGTAGTGATCTCAGACCTGTAGCGTGTCACTTGCATTTTCTAGTTATCCCCTTTCCCATTTTCAGACTTCATTGATACCCTTACGATGAAAAACCTTTTCAGTGTCGCACTACTACTTCTTGGAAGTAATTTCCTAAACGCCCAAAACCAGACATCACTTGAAGCGGATGGAAATTTAGAATCCCCGAAACCCTGTGGATGTGTTACGATTGTAGAAGTCTCAAATGAAAACAATCCTGCCGATATCCTGGCTGGCGTAGAAAAATGTGTCGAATCGAAACAATTCGACAAAGCGGCCCGGCTTTTTGCGATCGCGGCGGTGTTTGGAAGGTATGACACCTTCAGGGTGAAAGACAAAAGTGCACACCAGGCGTTGAAGGTTCTCCAAATGAGACTTGTGGGCCAAATGAATGAAACCGATAGAAATGCCCTGTTGAAGAGTATAGAAAAAGAACTTGCATCGGGTTCAAAAGAATTGGATGCGATTTGTCAGTCGATTCGGCAAGTTGGGATTCCCAAATATCATCCAAAGTATATGATCCAACACGGAATTGAGGCATTCACAAACACTAACGGAAACGGCCTCGTGGAAGATTTTAACAGTGAGGAATCGTGGAATAAGGCCCTAAAAGATTATCTCCATTGTGGAGGATAAGCTGATCAGCCGTTTATAACCCACTTCCTAATTCTCTCATTTTCTAATTATCCAATTCCATTTGCTCATCCGCTCATTAACCCATTCGCTAATTCCCATGATCTTCGCTTCTTCCAATCCCCACAAAATCGCTGAAATCCGCGCCATGCTGCCCGAAGGTTTTGAACTGCTCGGACTCGCCGACATCCACTGCACCGAAGACATACCGGAAACCGCTGACACCATTGAAGGGAACGCCATCCTGAAGGCCAATTACATTACGGAGAAGTATGGGTATGATTGCTTCGCAGATGATACCGGACTCGAAGTCTACGCGCTCAATGGCGCACCCGGCGTACACTCGGCGCGTTATGCCGGCGAGCAACGAAGCGCGGCCGATAATATGGACAAACTCCTCGACGCCCTGAAAGACGCCACCGACCGCCGTGCCCGCTTCAAAACCGTCATCGCACTCAACCTAAACGGTGAACAGCACCTCTTCACCGGCACGGTAGAAGGCCACATCCTGACGGAGAAACGCGGCAGCCAGGGATTCGGCTATGATCCGCTGTTCCAGGCCGTCGGCGACGACCGCACCTTCGCCGAACTTTCGATGGAGGAAAAAGCCGAACGCAGCCACCGGGGCCGTGCCTTCGCGCAATTGATCGCCTTCCTGAAAAAGTAACTTATTCTGTTTCAATACGAAATAATTTTCGCTATTCCCGAAAGACGTTAGTTATTGCGGATTATTCGCCCTACCTTTGCGGCTATTTTTAAAACACGTAATGATTACATTTCAAGAACTTGGATTGAATGAGTCCCTGCTGCAGGCTGTGCGCGATATGGGATTTGAAAATCCTTCAGAAGTACAGGAAAAAGCGATACCGCTTTTATTGGAGCGCGACACAGACATCGTGGCGCTCGCACAGACAGGGACCGGAAAAACCGCAGCATTCGGTTTTCCTTTGATCCAGAAAATCGACGCTGACCGTCGCAACACGCAGGCGTTGATCCTCTCCCCTACGCGGGAACTTTGCCTTCAGATTACCAACGAGATCAAGCAGTACTCCAAATACATCAAGGGACTGCACACCGTGGCCGTGTATGGCGGCGCGAGTATCACCGAACAGGCACGTGACGTACGCAAAGGCGCACAGATCATCGTGGCCACACCGGGCCGTATGCAGGATATGATCAACCGTGGGTTGGTCGACATCTCGCAAATCAACTACTGCATCCTTGACGAAGCCGATGAAATGCTCAACATGGGCTTTTACGAAGACATCGTCTCGATCCTGTCTACCACGCCGGATGAGAAATCCACCTGGCTGTTCTCGGCTACCATGCCGGCCGAAGTGGCCCGCATCGCCAAGAAATTCATGAGCGAACCGGCTGAGATCACGGTGGGCACCAAGAACTCGGGTTCGGCTACCGTTTCCCACGAATTCTACATGGTACAGGCCCGCGACCGCTATGAAGCGCTCAAACGCCTCGCCGATGCCAACCCGGATATCTTCTCGGTCGTCTTCTGCCGCACCAAACGCGACACCCAGACCGTGGCGGAGAAACTGATCGAAGACGGCTACAACGCCGCTGCTTTGCACGGCGACCTTTCCCAGGCGCAGCGCGACTCGGTCATGAAGGCTTTCCGTTCGCGCCAGATCCAGATGCTCGTTGCCACTGATGTGGCCGCGCGCGGTATCGACGTCGACAACATCACACACGTCATCAACTACCAGTTGCCTGACGAAATCGAAACCTATAACCACCGCTCCGGACGTACCGGACGCGCGGGTAAACTGGGTACCTCAATCGTCATCGTCACCAAGACCGAACTGCGTAAGATCCACGCGATCGAAAAGATCATCAAGCAGAAATTCGAAGAGAAGACCATCCCGTCGGGCATCGAAATCTGTGAGATCCAGTTGTTGCACCTGGCCAACAAAATCAAGGACGTAGAAGTAGACCATGACATCGACTCGTATCTTCCCGCCATCACCACGGTGTTGGAAGACCTGTCGAAAGAAGAACTCATCAAGAAGATGGTGTCGGTCGAATTCAACCGCTTCCTCAACTATTACAAAAAGACCCGCGACCTGTCGAACCAAGCGGTGGGCAAAGAGAAACGCACCTTCGAAGACACGTCTTCCGTGCGGTATTTCGTCAACATCGGTTCACGCGACGACTTCAACTGGATGCAATTGAAGGATTTCCTGAAAGAAGTTTTGGATCTGGGCCGCGACGATGTCTACAAAGTCGACGTGAAAGAAGGCTTCTCGTTCTTCAACACCGATGCCGAGCACACCGACCGCGTATTGGAAACCCTCAACAGCATGACGCTCGAAGGGCGCCGTATCAGCGTAGAGGTGTCGAAAAACGAAGGCGGACGCCGCGAATTCTCAAAAGAAGGACGCAGCTTCGGTAAGAAAGACTTCTCAGGCGGCGGACGTCGCGACGGCTTCGAAAAGAAAGGCTTCGAGAAGAAAACCTTCAGTTCGGAAGGCGGCTTCGCCCGCAAGAAATTCGGCGACAAGGAAAGCAGCTTCCCGAAAAAGAAATTTTCCAGTTTCGGCGATAAAAGCGGTAAACGCAGCGAAAGTCTCGGTGAACGCAAACCGCGCCGGTCGAAATAAACCGTCGGTCTGTTAATTTTCTGATAATACCATGTGAAAGCCCCGAAATAACCGGGGCTTTTACTACTTTAGCCCCTACCAAACACGATATGAGGAAGCTCGCATCTTTATTGCTTTTCCTGCTGGCCGCCACGGCCTTCGGACAACAGGTTACCGTAGCGGGCACCATCGTCAACGACGGATCGCTGGCCCCTATGGGGAACGTCAACGTCATCAACATCAACACCGTAAAAGGAACCGTTTCCGACAGCAAAGGCAAGTTCGAAATTGCGGCCTCCGTCAGCGATACGCTCCATATTACCATGATCGGCTATAAGTCGATCCGCGTGCGCGTCACCAACGACTGGGTGAAGAACCGCACGACCACCATCCATATGACCGAGAAAGCCTACGCCCTTGAAGAAGTGGTGGTTCGACCTTACAACCTCACTGGTTACCTTGAGGTCGATGCAAAGCTGATCCCGATTCCTGAAAACTACCGGTACAGCATTTCCGGACTTCCCGCCGGTTATGAAGCCGGGGAGGCTTACTCCCCCAATGCCTTTGGTCGCGTGCTCGGTTCGATCTTCAACCCCGCCGACATGCTCTATAATTTCTTTGGTAAGAAACCGAAGGAACTACGACGGTTGCGCGAAATGAAAAAAGACGACACCGTCCGGAACCTCCTGGAATCGAAATACGACCGTGAGATGATCTCCGTACTCCTGGGCGTCGATAAGAAAGACCTGGGCGAAATATTGCAGCGTTGCAACTACTCTGAAGCGTTCATCCGCGACGCCAACGATCTGCAGATCCTCGACGCCATCAGCGCGTGTTATGAGGAGTATAAGATTTTGAAGAAACAGCAGTAGTAGAAGGAGTTGGCAGTGGGCAGTCGCAGGAGTAGGCAGTGGGCAGTCGCAGTGGGCAGTGATGCTTTCATGCTAGAACGTTGCACCCCATTAAGTTTACAGTCGCAGTCACAGGAGTAGGCAGTGGGCAGTGGGCAGTCGCAGTGGGCAGTGAGACTTCTGTGCGAGAACGTTGCACCCCATTCAGTTTACAGTCGCAGTCGCAGGAGTGGGCAGTGGGCAGTCGCAGTTGGCAGTGATATTTTCATGCGAGAACGTTGCACCCTATTCAGTGGGCAGTAGGCAGTCGCAGTAGGCAGTGATGCTTCCAAGCGACAAATTAGCATCATTACCCCGCACTCATTGTCATCCCCATTCCGGTGGTGGTACCCAACGAGCGTTTTGCGAAATTGTGGTGTCTCGGTTGGGTTGGACGTTCGTTTTTCAATAACTTCGTTTGGGATACGATCAGCGCTCCGGTTTGGGATGGGCGCATCTTCGCAAAAGCCTTTTGACGTTCGCAACAGACAATGAGACAACAACATACGGACGATATTATCAAATTCCTTACTGCTTATATTGAGCCGGTGGACGACAATGTGTATGGAGTTGGTTACAGAGCGGCTGTTTACTTGAAAGACGGAACATTCTTGCCTTGCGTTATCTTTCGGAATCCAACGACAATGGTGAATTTGGCTATTAGGCGATTTAAAGAAGAACAAACACAAAAGAATATCTTTGGCCGTCCATCGGCACGTGGTTATTATACCGTTGTAAAATCATTTGTGACAACCGGAAATTGTATTAATGCCCGCGACATTGACAGAGTCGAAAAAAGTAGGTTTGCATTTCCATTGCCAATACAAAGCCAAATTCGTGGCGAGACTACCATGGGTTGGACCGGTTTTGCTGCCCGCATGAAAGACGGAACGTATATTGGTTTTGGCACTACTTCCCATTGGGACTTTTTCGAAATGCCGGATGGCTATTCCGTTGACGATATTGAAGAAATCATCCCTCACAGCTACGTTCTAAAAACAGGAGAATTACGAAGCCATAGAGCGTCCTCCTTTGAACCCTCCGGTGCTTATAAAGACGCTGTCATCTATAGGGAGCGACCTTTTTTTGACTGCTTCATTGACAACTTATGATATAGATCCGTTGCCAAAATGCACTGTGGTTATGGAGGAATGACACTATCCCTAAAGAAGACGAAATGAACGGACTTGACAAAATGGAAGAGATGACAGGTAAGCAGGATACATCAGCTGAACTGAAAAAAG
This genomic interval from Flavobacterium sp. HJ-32-4 contains the following:
- a CDS encoding carboxypeptidase-like regulatory domain-containing protein, whose amino-acid sequence is MRKLASLLLFLLAATAFGQQVTVAGTIVNDGSLAPMGNVNVININTVKGTVSDSKGKFEIAASVSDTLHITMIGYKSIRVRVTNDWVKNRTTTIHMTEKAYALEEVVVRPYNLTGYLEVDAKLIPIPENYRYSISGLPAGYEAGEAYSPNAFGRVLGSIFNPADMLYNFFGKKPKELRRLREMKKDDTVRNLLESKYDREMISVLLGVDKKDLGEILQRCNYSEAFIRDANDLQILDAISACYEEYKILKKQQ
- a CDS encoding GNAT family N-acetyltransferase, yielding MTIRVLRPADAPAYRALRLFALQDAPFAFSDSYEDEVRKTPEAYRDEIGFGFPWDAFVVGAFAADGTLSGYVRFRRDGRSKARHRAGLYGLYVGPTFRGRGLAWQLMDEGIRMAQAVPGLTQLQLWVLAPDGNPLVDLYTRLGFAAVGPVVPNDLLIDGRYVDALCMIRHLDAIDDPQNTKFAT
- a CDS encoding DEAD/DEAH box helicase — protein: MITFQELGLNESLLQAVRDMGFENPSEVQEKAIPLLLERDTDIVALAQTGTGKTAAFGFPLIQKIDADRRNTQALILSPTRELCLQITNEIKQYSKYIKGLHTVAVYGGASITEQARDVRKGAQIIVATPGRMQDMINRGLVDISQINYCILDEADEMLNMGFYEDIVSILSTTPDEKSTWLFSATMPAEVARIAKKFMSEPAEITVGTKNSGSATVSHEFYMVQARDRYEALKRLADANPDIFSVVFCRTKRDTQTVAEKLIEDGYNAAALHGDLSQAQRDSVMKAFRSRQIQMLVATDVAARGIDVDNITHVINYQLPDEIETYNHRSGRTGRAGKLGTSIVIVTKTELRKIHAIEKIIKQKFEEKTIPSGIEICEIQLLHLANKIKDVEVDHDIDSYLPAITTVLEDLSKEELIKKMVSVEFNRFLNYYKKTRDLSNQAVGKEKRTFEDTSSVRYFVNIGSRDDFNWMQLKDFLKEVLDLGRDDVYKVDVKEGFSFFNTDAEHTDRVLETLNSMTLEGRRISVEVSKNEGGRREFSKEGRSFGKKDFSGGGRRDGFEKKGFEKKTFSSEGGFARKKFGDKESSFPKKKFSSFGDKSGKRSESLGERKPRRSK
- a CDS encoding acetyl-CoA C-acyltransferase, whose protein sequence is MKEVFIVAAKRTPIGGLMGRLSGFSATELGALAIRSALETASVQPDWVDSVYMGNVLSAGIGQSPARQAAIFSGIRHEADATTVNKVCASGLKATALGAMQIQLGIDDLVVTGGMESMSNVPHYAFLRNGTKLGTVTLTDGMIKDGLWDAYHDFHMGSAAELGVTKYGLTRAALDAYAMASYQKAQDASAAGKFRQEMVAVTAHRKKDTVIVDTDEDIHNLIPEKVPTLPPVFEKDGALTAANSSNLNDGAAALLLSSEAAVVQHNLTPLARVVAFADGAQAPEWFTTAPSIAITKALQRAQLSLSDIDYFEINEAYASVVPSNQQLLGFDPGRVNVYGGAVALGHPIGASGARILVTLLHVLQQENGRYGVAAICNGGGGASAFVIERLSNSSHTA
- a CDS encoding nuclear transport factor 2 family protein, which gives rise to MMTTAAAEAFAHEWIEAWNSHDLDRILAHYDDDLTFYSPFIPLLKFNEEGVIRSKTELAAYFRVGLDTYPDLFFAYRHCFVGVHSLVLYYVSVNGRLAAEVFELNEHGRATRVLCHYAS
- a CDS encoding non-canonical purine NTP diphosphatase, whose protein sequence is MPMIFASSNPHKIAEIRAMLPEGFELLGLADIHCTEDIPETADTIEGNAILKANYITEKYGYDCFADDTGLEVYALNGAPGVHSARYAGEQRSAADNMDKLLDALKDATDRRARFKTVIALNLNGEQHLFTGTVEGHILTEKRGSQGFGYDPLFQAVGDDRTFAELSMEEKAERSHRGRAFAQLIAFLKK
- a CDS encoding TetR/AcrR family transcriptional regulator codes for the protein MDKSLSKAERTRQFIVEKTAPVFNAKGYAGTSLSDMTEATGLTKGSIYGNFSNKDEVALAAFDYNFERVTAYIRERLLRTENAIERLLVYPQVYRDFLTIPFLKAGCPILNTATEADDTHPLLRDRAAKALDFWRTSVENQLKRGVARGEIRSDCDPTEAAVVLTSIIEGAIMQAKTTGRPTELWIAMKFLTRYIEGLRA
- a CDS encoding YbhB/YbcL family Raf kinase inhibitor-like protein, producing MKRVFFTTALLAFLSVNAQTFTLKSRDLGGQAVEAQVFNGFGCQGGNRSPQLSWEHAPQGTKSFALTVYDPDAPTGSGWWHWVVFDVPATVTSLETNAGNVAAGLAPRGAIQSRTDFGTTGYGGPCPPEGSKPHRYVVTVYALKTDTLGLDATANPALVGFMLEQNLLEKASLIFYYKR
- a CDS encoding DUF6263 family protein, yielding MPLRTTLTRFLLLLAFASAYPQESINFTLQFRPKKAYAQTIHQSYKTTMAYQGPADFLQNLKDKGVENPQLTERSTASKILLKTGAQQADQTFPLVIEYTDSPIINGRKAVPDGTAMYGRGSTKAPMVLDSIAAVGMDPQFKKTLLDMLGSTLNQITYPEEKSLRIGDSFTQEIPLNMPVPGATLHMNIRIIYTLKRIDGNLAYFDIAQSYEMQSGMSKVDMSATGTGTGKMEYDIRHGFFRAMDTQSIMQMDLAMSGLQRTDVRLKFTMEIGQKYEVVISDL
- a CDS encoding DUF1572 domain-containing protein, coding for MKTDYLESVRKQFAYYKMLGEKTLDQLPDAALHWRYNDESNSIATIVKHLSGNMLSRWTDFLTTDGEKDWRNRDAEFEDDATDRAGILKQWNDGWNVFLNTLDALREDDLDTTIYIRNQGHSVVEAINRQLAHYPYHIGQMVFIGKMCAEHWTSLSIPKGGSGQFNADKFSQERHKAHFTDEFLTPPTTPNL
- a CDS encoding thioesterase family protein — its product is MNSLPTLLESTMRVHHHDCDPFHHLNNSRYIDYLIAARTEQLLDAYNFDTAAMARQGIGWVVAETQIAYLRPATWFETVRIETRLLSFSSSSLLVEALMWDEAKSHPKAVMWTKLVHFSISSKRSLPHSDELLSFFSQVQAPLPEQPTFAERVQSVKPLYS